The Desulfitibacter sp. BRH_c19 genome contains a region encoding:
- a CDS encoding C4-dicarboxylate ABC transporter permease, whose product MITMLFIILFALLFLSSPVFIALCLSALLSFVLYTDMPLTVVVQRMFGGIDKFALMSIPFFILGANVMKVGGIATRILNWAHTLVGGFKGGLALTTEVACMFFGAVSGSSPATVVAIGGLMYPALKKKQYSGGFSVGLISSSGSVALLIPPSISAIIYGAVTGVSVGALFMAGLGAGILYGVLYLLYCYWYAHKTGVPVDQKATYADKVKATKEASWALGIPIIIMGGIYLGIFTPTEASGIAAVYAIFVSMFIYKEMDLRSLFKTCVASAESTAQVMILLAAASVFAWILTVGQVPHNLAQFIVDAKLGPIAFLMMINVILVIAGMFIDGSSAIIIIAPLVYPLAMQLGINPVHLGVIMVANAAIGMFTPPFGLNLFVAQMATGESMINIIRGVIPFVLISLVALLIITYLPDVSLFIPRMIYGPGI is encoded by the coding sequence ATGATCACAATGTTGTTTATTATACTTTTTGCCTTGTTGTTTTTGAGTTCGCCGGTTTTTATTGCGTTATGTTTATCTGCCCTTTTGTCATTTGTCTTATATACTGATATGCCTCTGACAGTTGTGGTTCAAAGAATGTTTGGCGGTATCGATAAGTTTGCACTAATGTCAATCCCTTTCTTTATTTTGGGAGCCAATGTTATGAAAGTTGGGGGAATAGCTACCAGAATCCTTAATTGGGCCCATACTTTAGTGGGCGGTTTTAAAGGTGGGCTAGCCCTTACTACGGAAGTAGCCTGTATGTTTTTCGGTGCAGTATCAGGATCATCCCCTGCAACAGTTGTAGCTATCGGTGGGTTAATGTATCCCGCGTTAAAAAAGAAACAATATAGTGGAGGTTTTTCGGTTGGCTTAATTAGTTCCAGCGGTTCAGTTGCTTTGCTAATTCCTCCTAGCATTAGTGCCATTATTTACGGTGCTGTTACTGGTGTTTCTGTTGGTGCCCTATTTATGGCCGGACTAGGGGCTGGTATACTTTATGGAGTGTTGTACTTGCTCTATTGTTATTGGTATGCCCATAAAACAGGGGTTCCTGTTGACCAAAAAGCAACTTATGCCGATAAAGTTAAGGCTACTAAAGAGGCCAGTTGGGCTTTGGGGATTCCGATAATTATTATGGGTGGAATTTACTTGGGCATTTTTACTCCTACTGAAGCATCAGGAATTGCTGCGGTCTATGCCATCTTTGTCAGTATGTTCATTTATAAGGAAATGGACTTAAGATCTTTGTTCAAAACCTGTGTTGCTTCTGCTGAATCTACTGCCCAAGTTATGATTTTACTGGCGGCAGCGTCCGTATTTGCCTGGATTCTGACTGTTGGACAGGTACCTCATAATCTTGCCCAGTTCATTGTAGATGCTAAACTTGGTCCGATCGCTTTCTTGATGATGATTAACGTGATTCTGGTAATCGCAGGGATGTTTATCGATGGTTCATCTGCTATCATTATTATAGCACCGTTAGTTTATCCTTTGGCCATGCAGCTAGGTATTAACCCCGTTCATCTAGGAGTTATTATGGTGGCAAATGCTGCAATTGGGATGTTCACCCCGCCATTTGGATTAAATCTCTTTGTAGCTCAAATGGCCACGGGTGAAAGCATGATAAACATCATTAGAGGTGTTATACCGTTTGTATTAATTAGCTTAGTGGCATTGTTGATAATAACATATCTACCGGATGTGTCTCTATTTATTCCACGGATGATTTATGGACCTGGGATTTAA